The DNA window ttacatttttcataatattcaGAATATGAAAATAGCAGAGAAAGCTAGATATGTTTGCAAGATTCTGCACATGTGCAGGCAAAAGGGCTTTTTCGTGGTCCATTTtatcctttctttttttttttttgccttttgTTTTATGTGAACTTATTCGATTCCCACTAAGTAGATTAGTGCTTAGATTATTACGACTCATGTTATTgttgttaatttttattttccttaatttttctatttctgaGTTATATACCCTTCTCAAATTTTCCAAATCATAACTTGTGGTTTTACTttctttataaaagaaacaccagctattataatttgtgtacttgttcaaaaatattttcgaTTCGCTTTCATGTAGAACTTCGTTGTTCGATCTCAACGCGATCATCACTCTTAAGAAGTCTGCATAATgacatcaaaaaaaaaaaaaaaaaaaaaaaaaaatagaataagaaattttaacGTACATAATGCTGCGTTTTGAAGATGCAGTGAAATGTTAGCTCCTCTAAATGGAATGGTCTAATCGCACGcgtacatatgcatacatacgtatatacatacgtacgtatatacacacatacgtacatacacacgtacgtacatacacactcatatatgaaaaaatgcGAACAATGGGGAGCAAACACTATGGAATAGAGCTGCTCCTCACGTATGAAGAATGATGTTGCCCTCAGAATGGGTAGGATTTCGAACTTACTTTTGAGCACCCTTTTTACTTTACAGCAACGAGTTAACAGAATTTTCATATTGGTTGATGTTTTTGTATATGAACGAATAATAGACTTCCTATATATCCTTAGTAATGCAAATGACATGACGGTAGagaatttaattaaaataaagaaatgaactacataataaaaataaataaaaaggcaaacaaaaaataaattcttgctatagtcatatatataaaataaaaaaactaaatcaaagaatatatttatttggtTTATTAGTCCTGATGCAATTAGGAAAATATCAAATTTGTTATCATTAatagtataattattattatcatattgtATATACTTTAATAACTCgacattaatattttcattaacatCTTTTAGCTCATCTACTTTATAAAATCTTTCCTCCCTTTCTATCGTGTTTTCACAAAGAACACCTTGTTCCTTGTCTTCTGTACCATCgtcaataataaaatgtttttcattAGAAAAGAGTTTTTCCCCCACACTTGTACCTTTACCGTCGTTTGTGTGCTTATTtgtgttttcatttttgttttcatttttgttttcatttttgttttcatttttgtttacaT is part of the Plasmodium malariae genome assembly, chromosome: 14 genome and encodes:
- the PmUG01_14067700 gene encoding conserved Plasmodium protein, unknown function, whose product is MSYSLISQILTEAEIIELGLHSRLMKYCSSPYILNKKHYIIICTLYLLNTLLFFLVYITIAILLLTGHKPQLSKSIVLIIYIYIFVCFYIDLFISNSIKYDLTKKYNIKEIRKRIYEKYLVGTKTCEEKKMKKKKKKSQNGMGSGNDDVNDDINDDINDDVNDDVNKNENKNENKNENKNENTNKHTNDGKGTSVGEKLFSNEKHFIIDDGTEDKEQGVLCENTIEREERFYKVDELKDVNENINVELLKYIQYDNNNYTINDNKFDIFLIASGLINQINIFFDLVFLFYIYDYSKNLFFVCLFIYFYYVVHFFILIKFSTVMSFALLRIYRKSIIRSYTKTSTNMKILLTRCCKVKRVLKNFLRVMIALRSNNEVLHESESKIFLNKYTNYNSWCFFYKESKTTSYDLENLRRVYNSEIEKLRKIKINNNNMSRNNLSTNLLSGNRISSHKTKGKKKKRKDKMDHEKALLPAHVQNLANISSFLCYFHILNIMKNKFLSAHSVYAHVSFTLVFFVWRLLYMDVVLCLLKIFILFYTSDSLVIGLFLFIALTNIANSYIIHLVDNNLLSDMNIN